The Mycolicibacterium parafortuitum nucleotide sequence GCTACTTCGGCGAGGGCATCACCGTGGTCGGGGACCGGATCTGGCAGCTGACCTACCAGGACGAGATCGCCGTCGAATGGGACAAAGAGAGCCTGACGCCGGTGCGCGAGGTCCCGCTGGCCGGGGAGGGATGGGGGCTCTGCTACGACGGGAACCGGCTGATCCGCAGCGACGGCACCAACCGGCTGCAGTTCCTGGACCCGGACACGCTGGCCGAGATCGGAAGCGTGGAGGTCACCGGAGACTCCGGCGTGGTCAAGGGTCTCAACGAACTGGAGTGTGTCGACGGCCAGGTGTGGGCCAACGTGTGGCCGACCGACACCATCGTGCGCATCGATCCCGGCACCGGGACGGTCACCCTGGTCGTCGACGCGGCCCCGCTGCGGGAACGGGGGATCCCGCCGACTGCGCAGGTGCTCAACGGCATCGCCCACGTCCAGGGCTCGGAGTTCCTGCTCACCGGCAAGGACTGGCCGAAGACGTTCCGGGTCGAACTGCGGTGACGGGGCGCCGTGTCGTGATCGCCGGCCTCGGCGACGTCGGAGTGCTCACCGCGATCAGGCTCGCCAGACACGTTGACGTGACTGGGATCTCGACGAATCCTGGCCTGGTCAGCGGGCAGGAGCTGGGCTGGCGACTGGCCCGCCCCGACGACTGGGCCCGGCACAACTGGATCCCGTTCTCCCGCTTCCGTGGGCTCGACCGGGCCCGCACCGTGCACGGCACGCTGACCGGGGTGGACACCGGCGCTCGTACCGTCTCGGTGACCCGCGCCGACGGCACCGCCACCGAGGTGCCCTACGACGTGCTGGTGATCGCGACCGGCGTCAGCAACGGGTTCTGGCGCCGGGCCGCGCTGCAGACGCCGGATCAGGTCGGCCGGTCCCTGCGTGACCCGCACGAGAAGCTCTCCGCCGCAACATCTGTGGCAGTGGTTGGTGGTGGCGCGGCGGCGGTCAGCAGCGCCGCGCAGATCGCGACGGCATGGCCTGGTAAACAGGTCGCGCTGTACTTCCCCGGCGAGCGCGCGCTGGCCGGGCACCACCCGCGCACGTGGCAGAAGGTCCGGTCCCGGCTGCTCGCCGCCGGGGTGCGTCTGCAGCCCGGCCACCGCGCCGCGCTGGAACCGGGATTCACCGGTGAGGAGCTGACCGCGGGACCGGTGCGGTGGAGCACCGGCCAACCGCCCGCCGCCGCCGACGTGGTGCTGTGGGCCGTCGGCAAGGTGCGGCCCAACACCGGCTGGCTGCCCGCCGAGCTGCTCGACGAGGACGGCTTCGTCCGCGTGACCCCGCAGCTGCAGGTGCCCGGGCACCCCGAGATCTTCGCCGTCGGCGACGTCGCGGCGACCGACCCGCTGCGCAGCTCTGCGCGCAACCGCGCCGACGGTCTGTTGGCCCGCAACATCTGCGCGTACTTCGCAGGCGAGCCGCTGCGGAAATACCGTCCCCCGACCCGGCGTTGGGGTTCGGTGTTGGGTATCCAGCCCGACGGGCTGGAGGTGTTCGCGCCGAACGGCACGGCGTTCCGGTTCCCGGCCTGGGCGTTCGAGCGGGTGCTGATGCCGTGGATCGTGCGCCGGGGCATCTATCGCGGTGTGCGACAGGAGAACACATGAGTTTCGACCCCCACGAACTGCTCGCGTCCGCGCGCCTCGGCGTGCTGGCCACCATCAAGTCCAGCGGGATCCCGCAACTGTCCCCGGTGACGCCGTTCTACGACCGCGGCGCCGGGGTCATCTACGTGTCGATGACCGACGGGCGCGCCAAGACCGCGAACCTGCGCCGGGATCCCCGCGCCGCGCTCGAGGTCACCAGCGCCGACGGTTGGGCGTGGGTCACCGCGGAGGGACCGGTGACGTTGACCGGCCCCGGCACCGACCCGCACGGTCCCGAGGTGCAGGCGCTGGTGGACTACTACCGCAGCGCCGCGGGCGAGCACCCCGACTGGGACGAGTACCGCTCGGTGATGGTGTCGGACCGCCGCGTGCTGATGGCGATGACGGTCGAGAAGGTCTACGGCGAGAAGTTGCGCTGAAACCCGGAGATCGCGGCGGTGGCGGGCCGCTGTCGCGGAGAACCCGAACGGGGTTGTCACACGGTTCATCTCAGCATCTCTGCGACGATATCCTCGGTCCACACCACGCCGTGGGCGAGGAACGCGTAGTTGACCAGCGCGGCCGCATAGCCGTCTCCCCACTCGGGATGGCGGGGCCCGGCGATGGCGTCACGCACGATGTAGACCTCGAAACCCTGTTCCAGCAGATCGCGAAGGTGCGATTCCACGCACATGTTGGCCAGCATGCCCCCGAGGAGGACTTTGCCGATCCGACGTTTGCGCAACTGCAGGACGAGGTCGTTGGTCTGCGGACCGAAGACCTTGTGCGGGCTGACGACGACCGTGTCCGGGTCCTCGATGTAGGGCCTGAACTCTTCGAGCCAGTCCGCACCGGATCCGGGCAGTCCGTCGAGGTTCAGCGGTCCGGAGCGGTCGAAGGTTCCGGTGCGTAACTCGTCGGTTTCCAAGGCGCCGTTGAACAGCCAGCGATGATCGGTGGGATAGAAGTAGTGCGGCGAGATGAACATCCCGAACTGCGCTTCCTTGGCGGCCCGGAAGATGTCGAGCATGTGCGCGACGGTGCCGTTCTCGGTGACGCTGGCACCGGTGGCCGCCCAGTTGATGCCGGTCGGGCTGAGCACGTCGTTCTGCGGGTCGATGAACACGACGGCGGTGTCGCTTCGGTGGATGTTCATCATCGAAGAATCCCCTGATCTGTCGCCGGTGTCGTCAGGGCTCGCCCCCAGGCGGCACTACCTGCTACCAGGTAGTGCTAGACGTTCGGTGTGACCACGGAGCCCGAGGTCAGATCCGGGGGATCTCGGCGTTGATCCGGTCCAGCAGCTGCGGGTAACGCTTCGCCTCGCGGTGCGGCCCCGGCTTGCCGCTGCTGACCACCGCCACCGACAGCGCGCGCTCCGGATCCGCCCACACCGCGATGTCGGTCAGCCCGGTGTGCCCGAACGCGCCTTGCGCGTCGCGGCCGAACGGCCCGAACCGCTTGGATCCCAACATGTATCCGGTGCCCCAGCGCATGGGCTGCAGGCCGGTCGCGAGGTCCGGTCGCAGCCGGCGGGCCTGCTGTGTCGCAGCCCGCAGCGTCTGCGCCGAGAGCACCCGGACTCCGTCGAGTTCGCCACCGCGGCAGAGGATCTCGGCGAACCGCGACAGTTCGTTGGCGTTGGACACCGTGTTCGAGGACGGGATGACGCTGGTCAGGAACCGCGGCGTGTTCGAGAACGGGATGATCGTCTGCGGTGTCCCGCCGACGGCGGTCTTGAACGCCTTGGCCACTGGCGCCGGCAGTGGCTTGCCGGTGACGTGGCTCGGTGCGACCAGCGGAACGTCCTGTGCCGCAACGCCGTAATTCGTCCACCGGAAATTCAGCGGGGCCAGGATCTCTTCGTGCAGGATGTCGCGGATGCTTCGGCCCGCTGCGGCGTCGATGATCTCGCGCATGAGCGGACC carries:
- a CDS encoding FAD-dependent oxidoreductase, with the translated sequence MTGRRVVIAGLGDVGVLTAIRLARHVDVTGISTNPGLVSGQELGWRLARPDDWARHNWIPFSRFRGLDRARTVHGTLTGVDTGARTVSVTRADGTATEVPYDVLVIATGVSNGFWRRAALQTPDQVGRSLRDPHEKLSAATSVAVVGGGAAAVSSAAQIATAWPGKQVALYFPGERALAGHHPRTWQKVRSRLLAAGVRLQPGHRAALEPGFTGEELTAGPVRWSTGQPPAAADVVLWAVGKVRPNTGWLPAELLDEDGFVRVTPQLQVPGHPEIFAVGDVAATDPLRSSARNRADGLLARNICAYFAGEPLRKYRPPTRRWGSVLGIQPDGLEVFAPNGTAFRFPAWAFERVLMPWIVRRGIYRGVRQENT
- a CDS encoding isochorismatase family protein, translated to MNIHRSDTAVVFIDPQNDVLSPTGINWAATGASVTENGTVAHMLDIFRAAKEAQFGMFISPHYFYPTDHRWLFNGALETDELRTGTFDRSGPLNLDGLPGSGADWLEEFRPYIEDPDTVVVSPHKVFGPQTNDLVLQLRKRRIGKVLLGGMLANMCVESHLRDLLEQGFEVYIVRDAIAGPRHPEWGDGYAAALVNYAFLAHGVVWTEDIVAEMLR
- the lipE gene encoding lipase LipE, which translates into the protein MDAITAVGPEDHSDVDPSAVERIWQAAVHWYRAGMQPAIQVCLRRDGRVILDRAIGHAWDDVPVRTDTPFCVYSAAKAITTTVAHMLVERGVFSLDDRVCEYLPEYTSHGKDRTTIRHVMTHSAGIPFATGPKPDLKRMDDSAYTRDMLSRMKPVYPPGLVHIYHGVTWGPLMREIIDAAAGRSIRDILHEEILAPLNFRWTNYGVAAQDVPLVAPSHVTGKPLPAPVAKAFKTAVGGTPQTIIPFSNTPRFLTSVIPSSNTVSNANELSRFAEILCRGGELDGVRVLSAQTLRAATQQARRLRPDLATGLQPMRWGTGYMLGSKRFGPFGRDAQGAFGHTGLTDIAVWADPERALSVAVVSSGKPGPHREAKRYPQLLDRINAEIPRI
- a CDS encoding PPOX class F420-dependent oxidoreductase produces the protein MSFDPHELLASARLGVLATIKSSGIPQLSPVTPFYDRGAGVIYVSMTDGRAKTANLRRDPRAALEVTSADGWAWVTAEGPVTLTGPGTDPHGPEVQALVDYYRSAAGEHPDWDEYRSVMVSDRRVLMAMTVEKVYGEKLR
- a CDS encoding glutaminyl-peptide cyclotransferase, yielding MSKSPLWATLMLAVVAGCASPPAAQAGPAPVIQPVVLEEIPHDPGAFTQGFEISGPVLYEGTGLAGQSQLRRLDPATGEVARAVAIPGGYFGEGITVVGDRIWQLTYQDEIAVEWDKESLTPVREVPLAGEGWGLCYDGNRLIRSDGTNRLQFLDPDTLAEIGSVEVTGDSGVVKGLNELECVDGQVWANVWPTDTIVRIDPGTGTVTLVVDAAPLRERGIPPTAQVLNGIAHVQGSEFLLTGKDWPKTFRVELR